In Deltaproteobacteria bacterium, the genomic stretch TTCATCCCAAAAGTCTTTGTTACTATGGGGACGTTTAGACCTTGGGCAGTTCTCGTGCCCATGCCAAAAGCAACCATGAATAAATATAATTTTTTTATGCTTAGGTAGAGTTATATCAGGATTTCCAGGTAAATCCTTTCTATAAAGCCGAAACCTGAAGCCCATTCGGTGAAGTATAGATCGTACTATTAATTCCGGTTTCGTATCTTTGCCGCTCACATGCGACATAATTTGGCTTCTTTTTTCTTTTGAGAAAACATCCATTTTTCATGTTGTTGGTCAAGCAATATTCTGATAACATCGGCAACACGTGCAGCAAGCAACGGGGGAACAGCATTGCCAATTTGTTTAGCAATTTCAACTTTTGACCCGAGAAAATGAAAATCATCAGGAAAACTTTGAAAACGAGCAGCTTCTCTGTGAGTAATCGGTCGGTGTTGTTCAGGATGTAAATAACGTCCTTTTTCAGGTTTAAAAAACTCCGTCCGTACTGTAACAGCCGGTTTATGCCACCAAAGTCTACCAAAAAGGTCTGTTCCCCCTGATTTTTTTCTTATCCAGCACTTTGGTGTTAATTCCGGTGCAACTCGCTGTAAATCAAATCGATTCATTCCTTCTTCAGGGATAGCTCTGTAGCGCTTTTTACTTAATTC encodes the following:
- a CDS encoding very short patch repair endonuclease, whose protein sequence is MDVFSKEKRSQIMSHVSGKDTKPELIVRSILHRMGFRFRLYRKDLPGNPDITLPKHKKIIFIHGCFWHGHENCPRSKRPHSNKDFWDEKLDKNIARDKANIEELNSLGWSVLVVWTCEVRKGEALSEKLHSFLKEK